From a single Lewinella sp. LCG006 genomic region:
- a CDS encoding DUF1800 family protein: MDRTTALAGRRGRQLYATINTFTTVTTDLEPYAGVWEQAQAAHLLRRTTFGPTKTAIQQALNQGLDATILQLFTDLPLPEPPRYYDTEEGDDPNVLPEASWVDVPLPEEGDVLPNRTRSLQAWTMGLLLNEDISIREQLCLFWHNHFAINNSVNDPRFWYRYITTIRSQAWGNFRQLCKDITIDPCMLRFLNGNQNEAGLPNENYARELLELYTVGKGPFAGPGDYTTFTEQDVAAMARVLTGWTDTGYQTTDPEEELTAIFQPELHDALPKQLSARFGGEVISDLGEEEYAHLIDVIFAQDEVARHICRKLYRWFVYYKIDELTETEVILPLAQLLIDNDYEIAPVLQVLLRSNHFYSILNQGPMIKHPIQFVLNPIRQCGVPFPQEEQEKYPLWQRLHEVTDSMNMAYYDIPEVAGWKAYYQQPLFYRNWINSISLQQRSGYIRNLVVNGYTPAAITLRMDPLAFIATLDDPLEPNAMIAEIATLLLPQPLESSQLTALKEILIPGLPDFEWTLEYGDYLGNPDDETTRQAVESKLQDLFVGLFNMAEFHLS; encoded by the coding sequence ATGGATCGTACTACCGCGCTAGCTGGCCGCCGGGGGCGTCAGCTGTATGCAACGATCAACACTTTTACGACCGTCACGACGGATTTGGAGCCGTACGCCGGCGTTTGGGAGCAAGCCCAGGCTGCTCACCTGCTACGCCGGACCACTTTTGGCCCCACCAAAACCGCCATCCAACAAGCCCTGAACCAGGGACTGGATGCTACTATCCTTCAATTGTTTACCGACCTGCCCTTGCCGGAACCTCCCCGCTATTACGATACCGAAGAAGGCGACGACCCCAATGTGCTGCCGGAAGCAAGCTGGGTAGATGTGCCCTTGCCAGAAGAGGGCGACGTGCTACCCAATCGCACCCGTAGCCTGCAAGCCTGGACGATGGGCCTCTTGCTCAATGAAGACATCTCTATCCGGGAGCAACTGTGCCTGTTTTGGCACAATCACTTCGCCATCAATAATTCCGTCAATGATCCGCGCTTTTGGTACCGCTACATTACCACCATCAGGAGCCAGGCTTGGGGTAATTTTCGGCAGCTGTGCAAGGACATCACCATCGACCCCTGCATGCTACGCTTCCTCAACGGCAACCAAAACGAAGCAGGTTTACCCAATGAAAACTACGCCCGCGAGCTGCTGGAATTGTACACCGTAGGCAAAGGCCCCTTCGCCGGCCCTGGGGATTATACCACTTTCACGGAACAAGATGTGGCGGCCATGGCGCGCGTCCTCACTGGCTGGACAGACACTGGCTACCAAACCACTGACCCGGAGGAGGAGCTGACGGCCATTTTTCAGCCCGAGCTTCACGATGCCTTGCCCAAGCAGCTGTCGGCAAGGTTTGGCGGGGAAGTCATCAGTGATTTGGGGGAGGAGGAATATGCACACCTGATCGACGTCATCTTTGCGCAAGACGAGGTGGCTCGGCACATCTGCCGCAAGCTCTACCGCTGGTTCGTTTACTACAAGATCGATGAACTAACGGAGACGGAAGTCATCTTGCCCCTGGCGCAATTACTGATCGACAATGATTACGAGATCGCGCCGGTTTTGCAGGTGTTGCTGCGTAGCAACCACTTCTACAGTATCCTCAACCAGGGGCCGATGATCAAGCATCCCATCCAGTTTGTGCTCAACCCCATTCGGCAGTGTGGCGTACCTTTTCCGCAAGAAGAGCAGGAAAAGTACCCCCTCTGGCAACGCCTGCACGAGGTCACCGACAGCATGAATATGGCCTACTACGACATCCCCGAGGTGGCAGGCTGGAAGGCGTACTACCAGCAACCCTTATTCTACCGCAACTGGATCAACTCCATCAGCTTGCAGCAACGCAGCGGCTACATCCGCAACCTGGTCGTGAATGGCTACACCCCGGCAGCGATCACGCTGAGGATGGACCCACTAGCGTTTATCGCCACCCTCGACGATCCGCTGGAGCCCAACGCCATGATCGCCGAAATCGCCACCCTACTGCTGCCTCAACCCCTCGAATCCAGCCAACTGACGGCCCTCAAGGAGATCCTGATCCCCGGCCTGCCCGACTTTGAATGGACGCTCGAATACGGCGACTACCTCGGCAATCCGGACGATGAGACGACCCGCCAGGCGGTGGAAAGTAAGCTCCAGGATTTGTTTGTGGGCCTATTCAATATGGCGGAGTTTCACCTGTCCTAG
- a CDS encoding DUF1501 domain-containing protein: MKRRNFLQTAAAAGTAASLPFFLNGMPLQTMAKSALFSNVNPDNDKVLVLIQLIGGNDGLNTIIPLDQYAGLAQVRGNIMIPEQNVLSLTDTVGVHPGLSVLRALYEEGKAGVVQAVGYPNQNRSHFRSMDIWNSGSGAEETWSTGWLGRYLDSYYDGYPEGYPNEEHPHPFAITMGGNVSETCQGWAANYSLTVFDPFSLNPLLEGEGGALPDTPYGDELAFLRHSIAQTNAYGEVITEAANLGANTVVYPETSRLARQLKNVALLISGGLQTKVFVVSLGGFDTHANQVLEDGPLGGEHAQLLKAVSQAMTSFQQDLVNLGLEDRVLSMTFSEFGRRIRSNASFGTDHGTAAPLMLFGACVNPQVLGENPEIDGQIGNSEGIPMQYDFRDVYGSILLDWFEVEESQVRSLLYDDFTYLPILNTCESVVSDTEQATPELSVETFPNPCQSGFTLSFQCQRVHVRITLFDAVGAVVRQLAARTLPPGRHRIEVDMSKQPAGAYFVRLQMGQQIQTKRVVKLG, encoded by the coding sequence ATGAAAAGGAGAAATTTCCTTCAAACAGCGGCAGCGGCCGGTACTGCTGCCAGCTTGCCTTTTTTTCTAAATGGTATGCCTTTGCAAACGATGGCCAAATCAGCCTTGTTTAGCAATGTGAATCCTGATAATGATAAAGTGTTGGTCTTGATTCAGCTCATCGGAGGCAATGATGGCTTGAACACCATTATTCCCCTCGACCAATACGCAGGGCTGGCCCAGGTGCGCGGCAATATTATGATTCCGGAGCAGAACGTCTTGTCGCTCACCGACACCGTTGGCGTGCATCCGGGACTGAGCGTGCTACGTGCGCTGTACGAAGAGGGCAAGGCCGGGGTCGTACAAGCGGTGGGTTACCCCAACCAAAACCGTAGCCATTTTCGGAGCATGGACATCTGGAATTCGGGCTCGGGGGCCGAAGAGACCTGGTCGACGGGTTGGCTGGGCCGCTATCTCGACAGCTATTACGATGGTTATCCAGAGGGTTACCCCAATGAAGAACATCCGCACCCCTTTGCCATCACGATGGGCGGCAACGTATCCGAAACCTGCCAGGGCTGGGCGGCCAATTACAGCCTGACGGTCTTCGATCCCTTCTCGCTGAATCCGCTGTTGGAAGGGGAGGGGGGAGCGCTGCCCGACACCCCTTACGGCGATGAGCTGGCTTTTCTGCGGCATTCCATCGCGCAGACCAATGCCTACGGCGAAGTGATTACAGAGGCGGCCAACCTGGGGGCGAATACCGTCGTGTATCCGGAAACCAGCCGCCTGGCCCGACAGCTAAAAAACGTGGCCCTGCTCATCAGTGGTGGCTTGCAGACCAAGGTGTTTGTGGTGAGTCTGGGCGGCTTTGATACCCATGCCAACCAGGTGCTGGAAGATGGCCCTTTGGGAGGTGAACACGCACAATTGCTCAAGGCCGTATCGCAGGCCATGACCTCATTTCAACAGGATCTGGTCAACTTGGGACTGGAAGACCGCGTGCTGAGCATGACCTTCAGCGAGTTTGGTCGCCGTATTCGCTCTAATGCCAGTTTTGGCACCGACCACGGGACAGCGGCCCCGTTGATGCTCTTTGGTGCCTGCGTAAACCCGCAGGTTTTGGGTGAAAACCCGGAAATTGATGGCCAGATTGGTAATTCTGAAGGCATCCCCATGCAGTATGATTTTCGCGATGTCTACGGCTCCATCCTGCTCGACTGGTTTGAAGTGGAGGAAAGCCAGGTACGTAGTCTGCTGTACGACGACTTTACCTACCTGCCGATTTTAAATACCTGCGAATCGGTAGTGAGTGACACCGAACAAGCTACGCCCGAGCTGAGTGTAGAAACGTTTCCCAATCCATGTCAGTCAGGATTCACGCTGAGTTTTCAGTGCCAGCGGGTACACGTCCGTATCACCTTGTTTGATGCGGTTGGGGCGGTGGTACGCCAATTGGCCGCCCGCACCTTGCCTCCCGGCAGGCACCGAATAGAAGTAGACATGAGCAAGCAGCCCGCCGGTGCCTATTTCGTACGCCTACAGATGGGGCAGCAGATCCAGACAAAGCGGGTGGTGAAGTTGGGGTAG
- a CDS encoding heavy-metal-associated domain-containing protein, translating into MTKQFKTNINCSNCVRAVTNFLNEVPGVEKWTVDTDHPDKILTVEGTASSEAIEEAVDDAGFDIEEKELNHISS; encoded by the coding sequence ATGACCAAACAGTTTAAGACCAATATCAACTGCAGCAACTGTGTGCGCGCGGTGACCAATTTCCTCAACGAAGTCCCTGGCGTAGAAAAATGGACCGTTGACACGGATCATCCTGATAAAATCCTGACCGTCGAAGGAACCGCGTCCAGCGAAGCTATTGAGGAAGCGGTGGACGATGCGGGATTTGATATTGAGGAGAAAGAGCTGAACCATATAAGTTCATAA
- a CDS encoding carboxypeptidase-like regulatory domain-containing protein — MQRYLRLVLLSIFGTMIFITLQGQENPPVLLKGKVVEKATGEALPFATLVLVKDARLGVATDIYGNFSWEVSADAQDEVEVRYLGFTTRTLTVSEIEQEGVIELASVSASIEPPVVRGKINYDDLYSSTVCRLEQDALWGEDAINIARAFDGLPGVQIQQGALNTQRLSLRGIGARTPFATDQVRLYWNDIPLTNGAGESVLEDIESGFLEMAYVQTGPAPAALGANLGGSIQLVSKQWDLPNWGTSFGVSAGDFGRNREWLNLHSKAGKWEQDLSLVRSASNGYRDNNDYKRLSGTLLGRVSNRSNETLYLVHLRQLQAEIPSSLNANDFVEKPTAAAFNWASVNGREDQLTYLLGLQHTHEIGHLGQMGKLINRSSIFGGRRTNDEVRPFDIINEDSYQYGLRTNFIFRDAPALKGSFQLGGELFLENYDITTFEVLDGGAQGDQLGTQTENRSYYFAFSQWTAQWGKSWKTTMEGNVRQTLYNWQTLDLDRDFNFDPVFLPSLSVFYQPTNKNWGLHARVNRGISQPDPSSSIQNASLDGEPLQAASGWNREVGLKWYSNYFYLEITAFQMDLDEALVQRQDDLGRILFFNGGSARHQGLEIRFAKGRWLREHFLHFKTNYTLADYRFRDFQELDGDYSGNDIPGVHPHRWRSDLSWKCNRWGASLSLDVAAKQWVDDANTTSADGFAVVHTRLSHTFAKLGRGLKLYAGCNNIFDQAYAGMVQVNARGFGSNLPRYFYPALPRYFYLGVDYGL, encoded by the coding sequence ATGCAAAGGTACCTTCGTTTAGTACTGTTATCGATTTTCGGAACAATGATTTTTATTACCCTCCAAGGGCAGGAGAATCCCCCAGTTTTACTGAAAGGTAAGGTGGTGGAGAAAGCAACAGGAGAAGCTCTGCCTTTTGCGACCTTGGTGTTGGTGAAGGATGCCAGGCTTGGTGTCGCAACGGATATTTACGGCAATTTTAGCTGGGAGGTATCCGCTGACGCCCAGGATGAAGTGGAGGTTCGGTACCTGGGATTTACGACACGTACGCTTACGGTGAGTGAAATTGAGCAAGAGGGTGTCATTGAATTAGCTTCTGTAAGCGCATCCATTGAACCGCCAGTGGTACGAGGCAAGATCAATTACGACGACCTCTATTCTTCAACGGTGTGCCGTCTGGAGCAAGATGCCCTTTGGGGCGAAGACGCCATTAATATTGCCCGTGCATTTGATGGTTTACCGGGGGTGCAAATCCAGCAGGGGGCACTCAATACCCAACGCCTCAGCTTGCGTGGCATTGGTGCCCGGACACCTTTTGCAACAGATCAGGTACGCCTCTACTGGAATGATATCCCCCTCACCAATGGTGCTGGCGAGAGTGTACTCGAAGATATAGAAAGCGGCTTTTTGGAGATGGCTTATGTACAAACGGGGCCCGCCCCTGCTGCCTTGGGCGCCAATCTGGGCGGGAGTATTCAGTTGGTGAGCAAGCAATGGGATCTCCCCAACTGGGGCACCAGCTTTGGCGTCTCAGCAGGAGACTTTGGTCGCAACCGAGAATGGCTAAACCTGCACAGCAAAGCCGGGAAATGGGAACAAGACCTGAGCCTCGTTCGCAGTGCCAGCAACGGCTATCGGGACAACAACGATTACAAAAGACTTTCGGGAACCCTACTAGGGCGCGTGAGCAATCGCTCCAATGAGACTTTGTACCTCGTACACCTGCGCCAATTGCAGGCGGAAATCCCCAGCTCCCTCAATGCCAACGATTTTGTTGAGAAGCCTACCGCAGCGGCCTTCAATTGGGCCTCCGTCAATGGCCGAGAAGATCAATTGACGTATTTGCTAGGTCTGCAACATACCCACGAAATCGGCCACTTGGGCCAAATGGGCAAACTGATCAACCGTTCGTCCATCTTCGGCGGCCGGCGAACCAATGATGAGGTGCGCCCCTTTGATATCATCAATGAAGACAGTTACCAATATGGCTTACGGACCAACTTTATTTTCCGCGATGCTCCCGCCCTCAAGGGCAGCTTCCAGCTTGGTGGCGAATTGTTTTTAGAAAATTACGACATCACCACTTTCGAGGTGCTGGATGGCGGTGCTCAGGGGGATCAACTTGGCACCCAAACAGAAAATCGTTCCTACTATTTTGCCTTCAGTCAGTGGACCGCTCAATGGGGCAAAAGCTGGAAGACGACCATGGAGGGCAATGTCCGCCAAACCTTGTACAACTGGCAGACCCTTGATCTGGATCGTGATTTCAATTTTGATCCCGTCTTTTTGCCCAGTCTGAGTGTTTTTTACCAGCCTACCAACAAGAATTGGGGTCTCCACGCCCGCGTAAACCGTGGCATCTCTCAGCCCGATCCTTCCTCCTCCATCCAAAACGCCTCCCTGGATGGTGAACCGCTGCAGGCAGCTTCCGGGTGGAACCGCGAGGTAGGTTTGAAGTGGTATTCCAATTATTTCTACCTGGAAATTACCGCCTTTCAGATGGATTTAGACGAGGCACTTGTGCAGCGACAGGATGATTTGGGGCGCATACTTTTCTTCAATGGGGGCTCGGCGCGGCATCAAGGGCTAGAGATTCGTTTTGCCAAAGGCCGCTGGTTGAGAGAACATTTCCTGCATTTCAAAACCAACTACACCCTGGCGGACTACCGATTCCGCGACTTTCAAGAGCTGGATGGTGATTATTCCGGTAACGATATCCCCGGCGTCCACCCGCACCGCTGGCGCAGTGATCTGAGTTGGAAATGCAACCGCTGGGGAGCTTCCCTCAGCTTGGATGTGGCCGCCAAGCAGTGGGTCGATGATGCCAATACCACTTCGGCGGATGGGTTTGCTGTGGTGCATACTCGCTTGTCGCATACCTTTGCTAAACTGGGGCGTGGCCTAAAACTCTACGCTGGATGCAACAATATTTTCGATCAGGCTTACGCCGGAATGGTGCAAGTCAATGCCCGTGGTTTTGGGAGTAATTTGCCTCGTTATTTCTATCCGGCACTGCCGCGCTACTTCTATCTAGGGGTAGATTATGGCCTGTAG
- a CDS encoding YARHG domain-containing protein, protein MILRILLTLLCLNLLSCGGPSSPATDTAATAPSTESTAPKEAKRPAKQRPSNSASAHFASNVQAIGPAMTAKQELMQKDLQQLGQAITDNEFLGYYTGAFGPNQITLILAEQQGEEIRGYSVCAGNYRPLTGRITKQNPGEAYTMELAEPGDDPYDGTFTFTITPAKQQLNGEWKPFRTKGNTARSYTLKSKKFSYQPRVGRWPEASQRLLTEEDVWNYDAEELRLMRNEIYARHGYSFKIKDMRYYFEDQDWYMPVTTDIRRDLTTTEVANIELIYEYETYYEEYYDEFGR, encoded by the coding sequence ATGATCCTAAGAATTCTATTAACACTACTCTGCCTCAACCTTCTTTCTTGTGGAGGACCGTCTAGTCCTGCAACGGATACTGCTGCAACGGCACCATCAACCGAATCAACCGCACCCAAAGAAGCCAAGCGCCCCGCCAAACAACGTCCCAGCAATTCTGCTTCCGCTCATTTTGCCAGCAATGTGCAAGCTATCGGGCCAGCCATGACGGCCAAGCAGGAGCTGATGCAAAAAGACCTTCAGCAATTGGGGCAAGCCATTACTGACAACGAATTTCTGGGCTATTATACAGGTGCTTTTGGTCCTAACCAGATTACGCTGATTCTTGCGGAACAGCAGGGAGAGGAAATTCGGGGCTACAGCGTATGTGCGGGCAACTACCGCCCGCTCACTGGCCGTATTACCAAGCAAAATCCAGGTGAAGCTTATACCATGGAACTCGCTGAGCCCGGAGATGATCCTTACGATGGTACCTTCACATTTACCATTACCCCAGCCAAGCAGCAACTCAATGGTGAGTGGAAGCCCTTCCGCACGAAAGGCAATACGGCTCGCAGCTACACGCTGAAATCCAAGAAATTCAGTTATCAGCCAAGGGTCGGCAGGTGGCCCGAGGCGTCCCAGCGGTTGTTGACGGAAGAGGATGTCTGGAATTACGATGCGGAGGAATTACGACTGATGCGCAACGAAATTTATGCTCGCCACGGGTACAGCTTCAAGATCAAGGATATGCGCTACTACTTTGAGGACCAGGATTGGTACATGCCCGTAACGACGGATATTCGGCGAGATCTGACAACGACGGAGGTTGCCAATATCGAACTGATCTACGAATACGAGACGTACTACGAGGAGTATTATGATGAATTTGGGCGGTAG
- a CDS encoding DUF2306 domain-containing protein, whose product MPINRTVGIAKEIKWLLLLLLLLYFTYRMALLSWPYLAFDDRVAFLRIKQSVVNIPWWKAAFYVHVFTSIFLLIAGFTQFSTLLLKQYPGVHRGMGKLYVVVLLFLSGPAGFLLAIKANGGSWSQLAFTMLAVLWWWFTWQAWRSVRKGHYKKHQDFMWRSFALTLSAVTLRSWKWLIVLVWAPPPMDTYRLVAWLGWVPNLLLVEWWIRRQKT is encoded by the coding sequence ATGCCTATCAACCGAACAGTGGGGATCGCCAAAGAGATCAAATGGCTCCTCCTACTTCTCCTCCTCCTCTACTTCACCTACCGTATGGCCCTGCTCAGCTGGCCCTATCTCGCGTTCGATGACCGAGTGGCATTTCTGCGCATCAAGCAATCCGTAGTGAATATTCCCTGGTGGAAAGCGGCCTTCTACGTGCATGTGTTTACCAGCATTTTTTTACTTATCGCCGGTTTTACCCAGTTCAGTACCCTATTGCTTAAGCAGTATCCGGGTGTGCATCGCGGCATGGGCAAACTGTATGTTGTTGTGCTGCTCTTTCTTTCCGGGCCAGCGGGCTTTCTTCTGGCCATCAAAGCCAATGGGGGTAGCTGGTCACAGTTGGCTTTTACGATGTTGGCAGTATTGTGGTGGTGGTTTACCTGGCAGGCTTGGCGGAGCGTGCGAAAAGGTCATTACAAAAAGCATCAGGACTTTATGTGGCGAAGCTTTGCGCTGACATTATCAGCGGTAACCCTCCGCTCCTGGAAGTGGTTGATCGTATTGGTCTGGGCGCCACCGCCCATGGATACCTACCGGCTGGTCGCATGGTTGGGGTGGGTGCCTAACCTTTTATTGGTAGAATGGTGGATCAGGAGGCAGAAAACGTAG
- a CDS encoding SulP family inorganic anion transporter, with translation MLNVFKLNFSNIRGDFFGGLTAGVVALPLALAFGAQTELGAIAGLYGAIALAVLAAFFGGTATQVSGPTAPMTVVSAAVIASCITESGASSVTEVIPLIIATFFLAGAIEVFFGIIRLGRYIRYIPYPVVSGFMSGIGVIIIITQLFPMLGYNASQDEMLVAQRMPHAEEVILEKILQEEEAEGVPIGVMSAEDLEETARRAKEVSAGDIHAEAVKQAKSQASGTVGTIKYLSRPFKIPNGINWINLLIGLGTILTIYGFKRITTAIPSSLVALVLMTLVVYFFFPGQVPVIGEVQSGLPSLQLGFFGAYADLGMLGTIFKFALTLAALGAIDSLLTSVVADNITKTKHDSDQELIGQGIGNMGAALIGGLPGAGATMRTVININSGGKTKLSGMIAGIFLLAVLLGVGPVVAYVPNAVLAGILFTVGVGIIDYKALRHMKTLPLPDTIIMLVVLFLTVFVDLLTAVGVGMVLAALLFMKSISDMVEEKTQTASSPLRDVSLERAWEDDADLIQEYGDRVYVKHLDGPLFFGFASRFQEMVQALPTVCIVIMRMRRVPYVDQSGLYVMEEAIMELHRQGIAVVFTGLQEQPLDMFKRINLIPGLIDEKYLFENFNTCSEWLIEIMKDEQTLKHIITDQLSDTVRVSDDIDEM, from the coding sequence ATGTTAAACGTTTTCAAACTCAATTTTTCCAATATTCGCGGCGACTTTTTTGGTGGCCTTACGGCCGGAGTTGTAGCACTACCGCTGGCATTGGCTTTTGGTGCACAGACCGAATTGGGGGCTATTGCTGGTTTGTATGGAGCCATTGCGTTGGCTGTTTTAGCAGCGTTTTTTGGCGGAACAGCCACCCAGGTGAGCGGGCCTACGGCTCCGATGACGGTAGTATCAGCAGCCGTGATAGCAAGTTGCATTACGGAATCGGGAGCGTCTTCGGTAACGGAAGTGATCCCTCTAATCATTGCGACGTTTTTTCTAGCTGGGGCGATTGAAGTGTTTTTCGGGATTATTCGGCTGGGGCGTTATATCCGCTATATCCCTTACCCCGTAGTGTCAGGCTTCATGAGTGGCATTGGCGTCATCATTATCATTACCCAGTTGTTTCCAATGCTGGGTTACAATGCTTCTCAGGACGAAATGCTGGTAGCGCAACGCATGCCCCATGCGGAGGAAGTGATTTTGGAGAAAATCCTACAAGAAGAAGAAGCCGAAGGTGTACCCATTGGCGTAATGAGTGCCGAAGACCTGGAGGAAACTGCCCGTAGGGCCAAGGAAGTAAGCGCAGGAGATATTCACGCTGAAGCAGTAAAGCAAGCCAAAAGCCAAGCCAGTGGTACCGTGGGTACGATTAAATACCTAAGTAGACCATTCAAAATCCCTAATGGAATCAATTGGATCAATCTGCTGATTGGGCTGGGCACGATTTTGACCATCTACGGCTTTAAACGAATAACCACCGCAATACCATCTTCCTTGGTTGCTCTGGTGCTGATGACTTTGGTCGTTTATTTCTTTTTCCCCGGCCAGGTCCCCGTCATTGGTGAGGTGCAATCAGGTTTGCCTTCCTTACAACTTGGCTTTTTTGGGGCGTATGCCGACTTAGGCATGCTTGGTACGATCTTCAAGTTTGCACTGACACTAGCGGCTCTCGGGGCCATTGACTCCTTGCTGACCTCGGTAGTAGCGGACAATATCACCAAAACCAAGCACGATAGTGACCAGGAACTGATAGGGCAGGGAATAGGCAATATGGGGGCGGCCCTCATCGGCGGATTACCAGGTGCTGGTGCTACCATGCGTACGGTTATCAACATAAATTCAGGAGGAAAAACCAAGCTATCCGGAATGATTGCCGGAATCTTTCTACTAGCCGTACTGCTGGGTGTAGGGCCGGTAGTTGCCTATGTGCCAAATGCTGTTCTAGCGGGTATCCTGTTTACTGTAGGAGTCGGAATCATTGATTATAAAGCCCTGCGACACATGAAGACCCTCCCGCTACCGGATACCATTATCATGCTAGTGGTATTGTTCCTGACAGTTTTTGTTGATCTGTTGACCGCAGTAGGGGTAGGAATGGTGTTGGCTGCTTTGTTGTTTATGAAGAGTATCTCAGATATGGTAGAGGAAAAGACCCAAACGGCTTCTTCGCCTTTGCGCGATGTGTCGCTGGAACGAGCCTGGGAAGATGACGCCGATTTGATCCAAGAATATGGAGATCGCGTGTACGTAAAACACCTGGATGGTCCACTATTCTTTGGTTTTGCCAGTCGTTTTCAGGAAATGGTACAGGCTTTGCCCACGGTCTGTATCGTGATCATGCGAATGCGGCGCGTCCCCTATGTAGATCAATCGGGACTCTATGTCATGGAGGAAGCCATCATGGAACTCCACCGCCAGGGTATTGCGGTAGTGTTTACCGGTTTGCAAGAACAACCACTGGACATGTTCAAACGTATTAACCTCATTCCTGGGCTAATCGACGAAAAATACCTCTTTGAAAACTTTAATACCTGCTCGGAATGGCTCATCGAAATTATGAAAGATGAGCAAACCCTGAAGCATATTATCACCGATCAGCTCTCAGATACAGTGAGGGTAAGTGATGATATTGATGAGATGTAA
- a CDS encoding TetR/AcrR family transcriptional regulator produces MAIRIQMQLNEKLFLRDPQDTKLGRNIIRHSILLIDEIGFEQFTFKKLAEQIESTEASVYRYFENKHLLLVYLLCWYWEWTKFQLDFNTNNIDDPCQKLRIAIATIVNTAKRNATIDFVDEDILHKVVVAEGVKGYHSKAVDQENQEGFFATYKSLAVKIASFITEINPTFSYPRALASTLLEMAKDQTYFAEHLPRLTDIEVKNGDLRQVEELLLDFAFRLIKPESLDAC; encoded by the coding sequence ATGGCGATTCGAATACAAATGCAGTTGAACGAAAAATTATTTCTACGTGACCCGCAAGATACAAAGCTTGGACGAAATATTATTCGCCACAGTATTTTGTTGATTGATGAGATTGGTTTTGAGCAGTTTACGTTCAAGAAGCTGGCAGAGCAAATCGAATCGACAGAGGCTTCTGTTTATCGTTATTTCGAAAACAAACACCTTCTTTTGGTGTACCTCCTGTGTTGGTATTGGGAATGGACCAAGTTTCAGTTGGATTTCAATACCAATAATATTGATGATCCGTGCCAGAAATTGCGCATTGCCATTGCTACCATTGTCAATACTGCCAAGCGTAACGCCACTATTGATTTTGTCGATGAAGATATTCTCCACAAAGTAGTAGTGGCTGAAGGCGTAAAGGGCTACCACAGCAAAGCGGTTGACCAGGAAAATCAGGAAGGTTTTTTCGCTACTTACAAGTCGTTGGCAGTGAAAATCGCTAGCTTTATTACCGAAATTAACCCCACCTTTTCTTATCCACGTGCACTGGCGAGTACATTGCTCGAAATGGCTAAAGATCAAACTTACTTCGCCGAACATCTTCCTCGCCTAACAGACATCGAAGTAAAAAACGGTGACCTGAGGCAAGTAGAGGAATTATTGCTGGATTTTGCTTTTCGGCTGATAAAGCCCGAAAGTTTAGATGCTTGCTAG
- a CDS encoding DUF1684 domain-containing protein: MEKLFPLLFLCLLVICSCKTQQIAAPPTPEDYTKEIEEWRTQRLADLLAPTGWLSLIGLHWLKEGVNECGSKDGVRVPLPANAPTLAATYTLENDQVSCNPNTEAGVVMLNATDCQLEFESLQWQLLERGGRHGVRVRDTLLPTRIRIKAIEYFPIDPAYRVYATWEASKGPDSVLMRNVLDMEYYVPVVGKLRFTLADRLHELIALDGGPEELFLIFADKTTGETTYGGGRYLYCPRPGTDDRTIIDFNKAYNPPCAFTQFATCLLPRIENHLPIAVLAGEKNYGEH; encoded by the coding sequence ATGGAGAAGCTTTTTCCCCTGTTATTCCTCTGTTTGCTGGTTATTTGTTCTTGCAAAACCCAGCAAATAGCAGCTCCACCTACCCCCGAAGACTATACCAAAGAGATAGAAGAATGGCGCACGCAGCGCTTGGCCGATTTGCTGGCTCCCACCGGCTGGCTGAGTCTCATCGGCTTGCACTGGCTCAAGGAAGGCGTCAACGAATGCGGTAGTAAAGACGGTGTCCGTGTGCCGCTGCCCGCTAATGCACCCACCCTGGCCGCTACCTATACCCTGGAAAATGACCAAGTAAGCTGCAATCCCAACACCGAAGCAGGAGTGGTGATGTTGAATGCTACGGATTGCCAGCTCGAATTCGAATCCTTACAGTGGCAGCTGCTCGAGCGCGGTGGCCGTCATGGCGTACGGGTTCGCGACACCCTGCTTCCTACCCGCATCCGTATCAAGGCCATTGAATACTTTCCCATCGATCCTGCCTACCGCGTATACGCCACCTGGGAGGCTAGCAAAGGCCCCGACTCCGTACTGATGCGCAATGTGCTGGATATGGAGTACTACGTGCCCGTCGTCGGGAAATTACGCTTTACCCTGGCTGATCGCCTCCACGAGCTCATTGCGCTTGATGGTGGCCCCGAAGAACTGTTCCTCATTTTTGCCGATAAAACGACGGGGGAAACAACCTACGGCGGCGGCCGCTACCTCTACTGCCCCCGCCCCGGCACCGATGATCGCACCATCATCGACTTTAATAAAGCCTATAATCCACCCTGTGCCTTCACTCAATTTGCCACCTGCCTCCTTCCGCGCATCGAGAATCATTTGCCAATAGCTGTCTTAGCCGGAGAGAAAAATTATGGAGAGCATTAA